A genomic stretch from Aedes albopictus strain Foshan chromosome 2, AalbF5, whole genome shotgun sequence includes:
- the LOC134286981 gene encoding uncharacterized protein LOC134286981: protein MYATPPPKKDKIPRTPISEEKEVQKRKEELVKMEEQLKVLLHQKTVEHCYREYNDFQNKIYALPLSDERRAEQTAKYVDFETLHNDVVIRLSMLLEQATKAAVANAAPASKLVAGPSAALQNPSQQLVYPAQPYLPPLQVPLPTFDGSYEKWFSFKSMFTTVMNRYRQEEPALKLYHLRNCLVGPAAGVIDQDLVNNNDYDAAWLVLEQRYEDKRIIIDKHIENLFNLPKVGQDNAVNMRKMIDVCMKNVDALRNQQLPVAGLAEQMLVNLIAAKMDKKLRVAWEARQKKGVLPTYAATLDFLQEQCRIYEKIDTKSPTESVKPKVAKGHTLVSTSEMKNEHKCPVCKAAHELWKCECFKNKSVSEKYDVLKRCGACFNCLTRGHRTNACSSTRSCRECSKKHHTLLHTEDASRAAIAKPTESPATPEVKPTGTPNAGNPSGTTTLCASVEGTTKQTLLSTAVVLAYGLCSTPYPCRVLLDSASQMNFVTERFANLLSLKLDPADYTVSSLNGNHTRIRRMLRTTVKSCHGDFAVDLDLLVTPRITGDLPVKSFDISDWSIPSKEDLADPTFNERGRVDMLIGAEHFWDLLQNDRIELGPNLPTLTSTKLGWIAGGVIASDAPVVAHTFCQTAEDEPLIELLKSFYRVEACDEIRLVPKADDERCVEHFSRTHQRTEAGRYVVQHPFNERRHELGDSCEMALRRFLNLERKLDRQPELKEQYSQFIREYQQLGHMREVQVDHKEDPGSVYYLPHHCILRPTSATTKLRVVFDGSAKSSSGVSINDVLMTGPTIQNDLFAILLRFRGFQYVFTLDIPKMFRQVDVHPQDTKYQRIFWRYNREEPVTVQELTTVTYGLAPSPFQATMALKQTAVDHQDEFPGAVKVIEKGTYMDDILTGADSIAAACQLQQEVTDVPDALRGNSFEVTDDNSKTTVKTLGVTWNPAEDWFSVSVSEAIIDELTRRKLLSQLAKIFDPLGFFGPVLTTAKLMLREVGELQIDWDDAVPGEINSKWRSLRNEMVLLNDMHMPRWISWEGPLQLELHGFSDASDLAYGACLYTRGVFPDGSVRMNLICSKSRILPKKKAKEIAITTPRAELLAALLLAKLIVKFLDATELEFSSINLWSDSRIVLAWIGKSPHMLNTYVSNRVSEIQSLIPNFHWRYIPTDENPADLISRGEQPKKLLASKIWWHGPPMLNALTDAEDGPQIPDGELPEMRAGVALALTTPVRRMTIFDRVSSFTKVVRCMAYLTRFARYIMSHKTKVVKGPLAAEEIMKAILLIHRLNGLKAFLDNEDGILRVGGRIKRAFIPYDSRHQMILPAKHPITEALVRHLHQENLHIGQKGLLGIVRQRYWPLNVKATIRKVIRNCMVCFKANPLKTTQMMGDLPSYRIRPAPVFSNTGVDYAGPFWIKSSSTARKPFITKGYVCLFVCMQTRAIHLELVCDLTTDAFLAALRRFTSRRGCPKTLRSDNATNFVGAKTELHELWQLFQNQYATKNIISFCTEKGIDWSFIPPRSPHFGGIWEAGVKQVKHHLTRIVGDRKLSYEELYTTLTQIEAVLNSRPLAPCSDDPSDYTAITPAHFLIGREMQAVAEPSYLDLKPSTLSRWQLVQSMVQHFWKRWTAEYLPELQNRQKWLKTRKIEINALVLLMDKNLPPLQWALGRITATHPGDDGVTRVVTRKRVECEKMELLYCSQNTRKFYQKINVLREGFVSRAEM from the exons ATGTATGCTACACCGCCGCCTAAGAAGGACAAAATTCCGAGAACGCCAATAAGTGAAGAAAAAGAAGTACAAAAACGAAAAGAAGAACTCGTGAAGATGGAAGAACAACTGAAAGTGCTG CTTCACCAAAAGACGGTGGAGCATTGTTACCGCGAGTACAATGACTTTCAGAACAAGATTTATGCACTACCCCTCTCTGATGAACGCCGTGCTGAACAAACTGCAAAATACGTGGATTTCGAAACGCTCCACAACGACGTGGTCATCCGACTCAGTATGCTGCTAGAGCAGGCTACGAAGGCAGCGGTCGCCAACGCGGCTCCTGCTTCCAAATTGGTCGCCGGTCCCAGTGCGGCGCTCCAGAACCCTTCGCAGCAGTTGGTGTACCCAGCCCAGCCCTACCTACCCCCGTTACAAGTCCCGCTGCCGACCTTCGACGGGTCATATGAGAAATGGTTTTCCTTCAAATCGATGTTCACAACCGTCATGAATCGGTACAGACAGGAAGAGCCGGCGTTGAAATTATACCACCTTCGAAACTGCCTCGTCGGTCCAGCTGCCGGTGTCATCGACCAGGATCTAGTCAACAACAACGACTATGATGCCGCATGGTTGGTGTTGGAACAGAGATATGAAGATAAGCGAATCATTATCGACAAGCATATTGAGAACCTGTTTAACTTGCCAAAAGTTGGACAGGACAACGCGGTGAACATGAGGAAGATGATCGACGTTTGCATGAAGAATGTGGACGCCCTGAGGAATCAGCAGCTGCCAGTAGCTGGGCTTGCGGAACAGATGCTGGTGAACCTCATTGCTGCGAAGATGGACAAAAAGCTGCGTGTTGCCTGGGAAGCCCGTCAGAAAAAGGGAGTTCTGCCGACGTATGCTGCGACGCTGGATTTTCTACAAGAACAATGTCGAATCTACGAAAAGATCGACACGAAGTCGCCGACGGAGAGTGTAAAACCGAAGGTGGCAAAAGGCCACACACTAGTGTCAACCAGTGAAATGAAAAACGAACATAAGTGTCCAGTGTGTAAAGCAGCTCACGAACTTTGGAAATGTGAGTGTTTCAAGAACAAAAGTGTGAGTGAAAAATATGATGTACTGAAGCGATGCGGTGCCTGCTTCAACTGCTTGACCAGGGGACATCGAACCAACGCGTGTTCGTCGACACGTTCTTGTCGTGAGTGTAGCAAGAAACATCACACCTTGCTACACACCGAGGACGCTTCCAGGGCTGCAATTGCAAAGCCAACAGAATCCCCTGCGACACCGGAAGTGAAGCCAACCGGCACTCCGAACGCCGGTAATCCATCGGGAACGACGACTCTGTGTGCAAGTGTCGAAGGGACGACGAAACAAACGCTGCTGTCGACTGCAGTGGTGTTGGCGTATGGGTTGTGCAGCACTCCCTACCCATGCCGAGTGCTTCTGGATTCCGCATCGCAAATGAATTTTGTAACGGAAAGATTTGCGAATCTGCTGTCACTGAAACTGGACCCAGCTGATTATACAGTCAGTAGTCTGAACGGCAACCACACACGAATTCGTCGCATGCTGCGGACCACAGTAAAATCCTGCCACGGAGATTTTGCTGTCGACCTTGACTTGCTGGTGACTCCTCGTATCACTGGCGACTTGCCCGTGAAATCCTTCGATATTTCCGACTGGTCTATCCCAAGCAAGGAAGATTTAGCCGATCCAACATTCAACGAACGAGGACGCGTCGATATGTTAATTGGCGCTGAACACTTCTGGGATCTTCTGCAAAATGATCGGATCGAACTCGGCCCGAATTTGCCGACTCTGACCAGCACCAAGCTTGGTTGGATCGCCGGAGGAGTAATTGCGAGCGACGCGCCAGTTGTTGCGCACACCTTCTGTCAGACTGCCGAGGATGAACCCCTTATCGAGCTTCTGAAGAGTTTCTACAGAGTGGAAGCATGTGACGAGATTCGCCTGGTCCCTAAGGCGGATGACGAGCGGtgcgtagaacatttttctcGTACTCATCAGCGCACCGAAGCGGGGAGATATGTTGTTCAGCATCCCTTCAACGAACGAAGGCACGAGCTGGGCGATTCATGCGAAATGGCGCTGAGGCGCTTTCTGAACCTTGAACGAAAATTGGACAGGCAACCGGAATTAAAGGAGCAGTACTCGCAGTTCATTCGAGAATACCAGCAGCTGGGCCACATGCGCGAGGTGCAGGTGGATCACAAGGAGGATCCCGGCTCGGTATATTATCTACCCCATCACTGCATACTGCGGCCAACGAGCGCGACGACCAAACTGAGGGTCGTATTTGATGGTTCTGCCAAATCATCTTCCGGAGTTTCCATCAACGACGTTCTGATGACCGGGCCAACCATTCAGAATGACCTCTTCGCAATTCTTCTACGATTCAGGGGATTTCAGTATGTCTTCACGCTGGATATTCCCAAGATGTTCCGCCAGGTCGACGTACACCCGCAAGACACGAAATATCAACGTATTTTCTGGCGGTATAATCGAGAGGAACCTGTGACCGTTCAGGAGCTAACAACGGTTACGTACGGGCTCGCACCATCCCCGTTTCAGGCGACCATGGCGCTCAAGCAGACTGCTGTGGATCATCAGGACGAATTTCCTGGAGCTGTGAAGGTCATCGAGAAGGGTACGTACATGGACGACATCCTTACTGGTGCTGATTCTATAGCAGCAGCTTGCCAATTGCAACAAGAAGTGACAGATGTTCCTGATGCTCTGCGGGGCAACTCTTTCGAAGTGACGGACGATAACTCGAAAACGACAGTGAAGACGTTGGGCGTGACGTGGAATCCAGCCGAGGATTGGTTTTCCGTGTCAGTTTCCGAAGCCATCATCGATGAATTGACGAGGAGAAAACTGTTGAGTCAGCTGGCAAAAATATTCGATCCTCTGGGCTTTTTTGGTCCGGTGCTCACAACTGCGAAATTGATGCTACGAGAGGTCGGTGAACTGCAAATCGACTGGGATGATGCGGTACCCGGCGAAATCAATTCTAAATGGCGAAGCTTGCGAAACGAAATGGTTCTTCTGAACGATATGCATATGCCAAGGTGGATCTCCTGGGAGGGGCCGCTTCAACTGGAACTGCACGGCTTCTCGGATGCCTCCGACTTGGCCTACGGGGCATGCTTGTATACGCGAGGAGTTTTTCCTGACGGTTCCGTGCGAATGAACCTGATTTGCAGCAAGTCTCGTATCCTGCCAAAAAAGAAAGCAAAGGAAATAGCTATTACGACTCCTCGTGCTGAGCTCCTGGCGGCATTACTGCTCGCCAAACTGATTGTGAAGTTTTTGGACGCCACTGAGTTGGAATTTTCATCGATCAACCTCTGGAGCGACTCCAGAATCGTGTTGGCATGGATCGGGAAGTCACCGCACATGCTGAACACCTACGTCTCGAATCGGGTAAGTGAGATTCAAAGCTTAATTCCAAATTTCCATTGGCGCTACATACCTACGGACGAAAATCCTGCTGACCTGATATCCCGGGGAGAGCAACCGAAGAAGCTTTTGGCATCCAAGATATGGTGGCACGGCCCGCCTATGCTGAATGCTCTTACCGACGCGGAGGATGGACCACAAATACCTGATGGAGAGCTCCCTGAAATGCGGGCCGGAGTTGCACTGGCTTTGACGACTCCCGTTCGACGAATGACAATTTTTGACAGAGTGAGCAGCTTTACCAAGGTCGTGCGGTGCATGGCCTACTTGACGCGCTTTGCAAGGTACATCATGTCCCACAAGACGAAGGTGGTGAAGGGCCCGCTCGCGGCTGAAGAAATCATGAAGGCGATCCTGTTGATA CATCGGCTGAATGGATTGAAAGCGTTCTTGGACAACGAAGATGGTATCCTGCGAGTAGGAGGCCGGATCAAGCGAGCCTTCATTCCCTACGACAGTCGTCATCAAATGATACTTCCAGCGAAGCATCCGATCACCGAAGCACTCGTCCGACATTTGCATCAGGAGAATCTGCACATCGGGCAGAAGGGTCTGCTCGGCATTGTACGACAACGCTACTGGCCGTTGAATGTGAAGGCCACGATTCGTAAGGTAATTCGGAATTGTATGGTCTGTTTCAAGGCGAACCCACTGAAAACGACGCAAATGATGGGTGACCTACCGTCCTACCGGATTCGACCAGCTCCCGTGTTCTCAAACACCGGAGTTGACTACGCTGGGCCTTTTTGGATTAAATCGTCTTCTACGGCACGTAAACCTTTCATCACTAAGGGGTACGTGTGCTTATTTGTATGTATGCAGACCCGTGCTATTCATCTTGAATTGGTCTGTGATCTAACGACGGATGCGTTTCTCGCAGCATTGAGACGCTTCACAAGCCGACGAGGATGTCCGAAGACGCTGCGTTCCGATAATGCGACCAACTTTGTTGGAGCCAAGACGGAGTTACACGAGTTATGGCAACTGTTCCAGAACCAGTATGCTACCAAGAATATCATTAGCTTCTGCACCGAAAAGGGAATAGACTGGTCGTTCATCCCGCCAAGAAGCCCCCACTTTGGCGGAATATGGGAGGCCGGAGTCAAGCAGGTCAAACACCACTTGACCCGAATCGTTGGGGACCGGAAGCTGTCGTACGAAGAGTTGTACACCACCCTAACGCAAATTGAAGCGGTGCTAAATTCAAGGCCGCTGGCGCCTTGCTCAGACGATCCAAGCGACTATACTGCAATAACACCAGCACACTTTTTGATCGGGCGTGAGATGCAAGCGGTTGCGGAACCATCCTACCTCGACCTGAAACCGAGTACTCTATCGAGGTGGCAACTTGTGCAAAGCATGGTTCAACACTTTTGGAAGAGATGGACCGCGGAGTATCTTCCGGAGCTCCAGAATCGGCAGAAGTGGTTGAAGACGAGAAAGATCGAGATCAACGCTCTAGTGCTACTGATGGACAAAAACCTCCCACCTTTACAGTGGGCACTAGGAAGGATAACTGCGACACATCCAGGTGATGACGGCGTGACACGCGTCGTTACA AGAAAAAGAGTCgagtgcgagaaaatggaactgctgtactgTTCGCAAAACacgcgtaagttctaccagaagatcAACGTGCTCCGCGaaggcttcgtgtcgcgagccgaaatgtga
- the LOC109410099 gene encoding peptidyl-prolyl cis-trans isomerase H, whose amino-acid sequence MPTWNQMQSQLRHPNNPVVFMDITVGTSEIGRMVFELFADVVPKTCENFRQFCTGEYKKDGVPIGYKGSSFHRVIKDFMIQGGDFVNGDGTGVMSIYGNSTFPDEGFLLKHEAPGLLSMANSGKDTNGCQFFITCAKCNFLDYKHVVFGRVLDGLLIMRKIENVPTGPNNKPKLPVVISQCGQM is encoded by the exons ATGCCCACCTGGAATCAAATGCAATCGCAGCTTAGGCACCCGAACAATCCGGTGGTGTTTATGGACATTACCGTCGGAACTTCG GAAATCGGCCGAATGGTGTTCGAGCTGTTTGCGGACGTGGTTCCGAAGACGTGCGAAAACTTCCGCCAGTTTTGCACCGGCGAGTACAAAAAGGACGGTGTTCCGATCGGGTACAAGGGCTCCAGCTTCCACCGGGTGATAAAAGATTTCATGATCCAGGGTGGTGATTTTGTCAAT GGTGACGGAACTGGAGTGATGAGCATTTATGGTAACAGTACATTCCCGGACGAAGGATTCCTGCTGAAACACGAAGCACCCGGATTGTTGTCGATGGCCAACAGCGGGAAGGACACCAACGGGTGTCAGTTCTTCATTACCTGTGCGAAGTGCAACTTTTTGGACTATAAGCACGTCGTGTTCGGAAGAGTGCTGGATGGGTTGCTGATCATGCGGAAAATCGAAAACGTCCCCACCGGACCGAACAATAAACCTAAGCTTCCGGTAGTGATTTCGCAGTGTGGTCAGATGTAA
- the LOC109407818 gene encoding aromatic-L-amino-acid decarboxylase has product MNTEEFRVHGKRMIDYICDYGKTIECRDVAPTVDPGFLRHLLPDEAPQKGEDFKRMLEDVEKKIMPNMVHWNHPRFFAYFPSGNSYPSILGDMLSSAIGSIGFSWASSPAATELEAIVMDWYAKALDLPAFFRSDVVGSVGGGVLQGSASECALVCMMAARARAIKELKGNNADVHDSVYLPQLVAYASKEAHSSIEKAAKMAIVKLRVLETDNRGVFRGNTLQEAMQRDLENGLTPFFVVATVGTTSACVFDNLVEIGEVCKQVPTIWFHVDGAYAGNSFILPEMRHFKKGLEYADSFNTNPNKLLLTNFDCSAMWVKEVKLLTSALAVDPLYLQHDHSSAVDYRHYGIPLSRRFRALKLWFVFRSYGIVGLQKYIRNHITLAKRFESLVLMDERFEVRNDVNLGLVCFRLIKHDRINRDLLARINHSGKFHMTPAMVRGKYIIRLCVTYEHASAEHIDYAWDEIRNFAEETLAAECPTPAIQQITVTPAISKKPPKKLTRSMSTRFSFTRSVSREIYERQNSRSQLTDGATPIVIIDTDEILESLQRATAAASAAAAATAHHPDSRERIQKQAAAAELYDTDDSSTDEASN; this is encoded by the exons ACGAGGCCCCACAAAAGGGCGAAGACTTCAAGCGGATGCTCGAGGACGTCGAGAAGAAGATCATGCCCAATATGGTGCACTGGAACCACCCGCGATTCTTCGCGTATTTCCCATCCGGCAACTCGTACCCCTCGATCCTCGGCGACATGCTGAGCAGTGCGATCGGGTCAATTGGCTTCTCATGG GCTTCGTCACCGGCTGCCACCGAGTTGGAAGCGATCGTCATGGATTGGTACGCAAAGGCGCTAGACTTGCCGGCGTTCTTCCGCAGCGATGTGGTAGGGAGCGTTGGCGGAGGAGTTCTTCAAGGTTCCGCTTCCGAGTGTGCTCTAGTTTGCATGATGGCAGCTCGCGCGCGGGCGATCAAGGAACTGAAGGGAAACAACGCGGATGTTCACGACAGTGTCTACCTACCGCAGTTGGTGGCCTATGCTTCGAAGGAGGCGCACTCATCGATCGAGAAGGCCGCCAAGATGGCGATCGTGAAGTTGAGGGTGCTCGAAACCGATAACCGGGGAGTATTCCGAGGAAACACTTTGCAGGAAGCGATGCAGCGTGACTTGGAAAATGGCTTGACTCCGTTCTTTGTGGTCGCGACAGTCGGAACGACCTCCGCTTGCGTGTTCGACAATCTGGTAGAGATCGGAGAGGTCTGCAAGCAGGTTCCCACCATTTGGTTCCACGTTGATGGAGCGTACGCAGGAAACTCGTTCATTCTACCGGAGATGCGACACTTCAAGAAGGGTTTGGAGTACGCCGATTCGTTCAATACCAATCCCAACAAACTACTGCTAACGAACTTCGACTGTTCGGCCATGTGGGTCAAAGAGGTCAAATTGCTAACCTCGGCACTAGCCGTTGATCCTCTGTATCTACAGCACGACCATAGCAGCGCCGTGGATTACCGTCACTACGGCATTCCACTGAGCAGACGATTCCGTGCGTTGAAGTTGTGGTTCGTATTCCGGTCGTACGGAATCGTGGGGCTCCAGAAGTACATCCGGAATCACATAACTCTGGCCAAGCGGTTCGAGTCGCTAGTTCTGATGGACGAACGATTCGAAGTGCGGAACGACGTCAACCTGGGACTGGTTTGCTTCAGACTTAT AAAGCATGACCGAATTAATCGCGACCTGTTGGCCCGAATTAaccattctggaaagttccaCATGACCCCCGCAATGGTCCGAGGCAAATACATCATCCGGCTCTGCGTCACCTACGAGCATGCCTCTGCCGAACATATAG ATTACGCCTGGGATGAGATTCGAAACTTCGCCGAGGAAACCCTGGCAGCCGAGTGCCCAACGCCCGCCATCCAGCAAATCACCGTCACTCCGGCCATCAGCAAGAAACCACCGAAGAAGCTCACCCGCAGCATGTCCACGAGGTTCTCGTTCACCCGAAGCGTTTCGCGGGAAATCTACGAGCGACAGAACAGCCG ATCGCAACTCACGGACGGTGCCACCCCGATCGTCATCATCGACACGGACGAGATCCTGGAGAGCCTTCAGAGGGCTACGGCAGCGGCGTCGGCGGCCGCTGCGGCAACGGCACATCATCCCGATTCCCGCGAACGGATACAGAAGCAGGCAGCGGCGGCGGAACTATACGATACCGACGACAGCAGTACGGACGAGGCTAGCAATTGA